A portion of the Misgurnus anguillicaudatus chromosome 16, ASM2758022v2, whole genome shotgun sequence genome contains these proteins:
- the guf1 gene encoding translation factor Guf1, mitochondrial yields MNPTVFRSHGLFLPFVKPCHYVKLFRIKRRYQDCTSTCTVIRHRWMRRPSCPVRHFSSNTTKQESIDMSKFPVERIRNFSIIAHIDHGKSTLADRLLEITGAIATTANNKQVLDKLQVERERGITVKAQTASLFYQHDGQMYLLNLIDTPGHVDFSYEVSRSISACQGVLLIVDANQGIQAQTVANFYLAFEAQLTIIPVINKIDLKNADPERVEKQIEKVFDIPKEECIRISAKLGTNVDQVLQEVVKRIPPPSARVDDPFKALVFDSTFDHYRGVVASVALFGGRVSRGDKIVSAHLGKTYEINELGILRPDEHPTETLYAGQVGYVIAGMKEVKEAQIGDTLYLHKQPVEALPGFKPAKAMVFAGMYPMDQSEYTALRSAVEKLTLNDSSVSVQKDSSLALGAGWRLGFLGLLHMEVFNQRLEQEYNASVIVTAPTVPYKAVLSSAKLIKEHGAEEITIINPAQFPERSQVVEYLEPMVMGTIIAPDDFTGKIMSLCQNRRAVQKNMLYIDDHRVMMKYVFPLNEIVVDFYDQLKSMSSGYASFDYEGAGYQPAELIKIDFLLNGRPVEELATIVHKESAYSMGKAICERLKDSIPRQMFEIAVQAAIGSKIIARETIKAYRKNVLAKCYGGDITRKMKLLKKQAEGKKKMRRIGNIDVPKDAFINVLKRK; encoded by the exons ATGAATCCGACAGTGTTTAGATCCCACGGGCTCTTTCTGCCCTTTGTCAAACCCTGTCATTATGTTAAACTATTCCGTATTAAAAGAAGATATCAGGACTGCACGAGTACATGTACTGTGATCAGACACAGATGGATGAGAAGACCTTCATGTCCTGTGAGACACTTCAGCAGTAATACAACTAAACAG GAGAGTATTGACATGTCAAAGTTTCCAGTGGAGAGGATTAGAAACTTCAGCATCATTGCTCATATTGATCACGGCAAGAGCACTTTGGCAGACAGGCTGTTGGAGATTACAG gAGCCATTGCAACGACGGCAAATAACAAGCAGGTGTTGGATAAGCTTcaggtggagagagagagaggaatcacAGTTAAAGCTCAGACTGCGTCTCTCTTTTATCAGCATGATGGACAGATGTACCTGCTTAATCTGATCGATACACCT GGCCATGTTGACTTCAGTTATGAGGTGTCACGGTCCATTTCCGCTTGCCAAGGAGTTCTGCTTATTGTagatgcaaatcag GGCATTCAAGCTCAAACTGTTGCCAATTTCTACCTGGCATTTGAGGCTCAACTTACAATCATTCCTGTGATAAATAAG aTTGATTTGAAAAATGCTGATCCAGAGAGAGTGGAAAAACAGATCGAAAAGGTTTTCGATATTCCAAAGGAAGAATGTATCAGG ATCTCGGCAAAATTGGGCACCAATGTGGACCAAGTTCTCCAAGAGGTGGTGAAACGGATTCCCCC GCCGTCAGCAAGAGTGGATGATCCGTTTAAAGCACTCGTCTTTGATTCAACCTTCGACCATTACAGAGGAGTCGTGGCCAGTGTTGCTCTGTTCGGCGGACGGGTCTCCAGAGGGGACAAAATTGTGTCTGCCCACTTAGGCAAAACTTATGAGATCAATGAGCTGGGCATCCTGAGACCTGACGAACACCCGACTGAAACTCT GTATGCTGGGCAGGTGGGTTACGTGATAGCAGGAATGAAGGAGGTGAAAGAGGCGCAGATTGGAGACACGCTTTACCTCCATAAACAACCTGTGGAGGCGCTGCCGGGTTTCAAGCCAGCTAAAGCTATGGTTTTTGCAG GCATGTATCCTATGGACCAATCAGAATACACGGCCCTGCGCAGCGCTGTGGAGAAACTGACGCTGAATGACTCCAGTGTGAGCGTTCAGAAGGACAGCAGTCTGGCGCTCGGTGCCGGGTGGAG ACTGGGCTTTCTCGGTCTGCTGCACATGGAGGTCTTTAACCAGCGGTTGGAGCAAGAGTATAACGCGTCTGTTATCGTCACCGCTCCCACTGTGCCATACAAAGCAGTTTTATCATCTGCCAAACTTATAAAG GAACATGGTGCAGAAGAGATCACAATCATAAACCCTGCTCAGTTCCCAGAGAGGTCACAGGTTGTGGAGTATCTGGAGCCCATGGTGATGGGAACCATCATCGCTCCAGACGACTTTACTGGGAAGATCATGAGTCTGTGTCAG AACCGCAGGGCCGTTCAGAAGAACATGTTATACATCGATGACCATCGAGTGATGATGAAGTATGTCTTCCCTCTTAATGAGATCGTGGTGGACTTTTACGACCAGCTGAAGTCCATGTCATCAGGTTATGCAAG TTTTGATTATGAAGGTGCCGGATATCAACCAGCTGAACTGATTAAGATCGACTTTCTGCTCAACGGACGGCCTGTGGAGGAACTCGCCACTATAGTTCACAA AGAGAGTGCGTACAGTATGGGAAAAGCAATATGTGAGAGGCTGAAGGACTCAATCCCTCGACAGATGTTTGAAATCGCAGTGCAGGCGGCTATCGGGAGCAAAATCATCGCTAGAGAAAC AATCAAAGCATACAGAAAGAACGTTTTAGCAAAATGT TACGGGGGTGACATTACGCGGAAAATGAAACTGTTAAAGAAGCAGGCCgaaggaaagaaaaaaatgcGGCGTATTGGAAATATCGATGTACCGAAAGACGCTTTCATCAACGTTCTGAAAAGAAAGTAA
- the gnpda2 gene encoding LOW QUALITY PROTEIN: glucosamine-6-phosphate deaminase 2 (The sequence of the model RefSeq protein was modified relative to this genomic sequence to represent the inferred CDS: deleted 1 base in 1 codon) has product MRLVILDDYDLASEWAAKYIRNRIIQFKPSADRYFTLGLPTGSTPLGCYKKLIEYHKSGDLSFKYVKTFNMDEYVGLPREHPESYHSYMWNNFFKHVDIEPQNTHILDGNASDLQAECSAFEEKITAAGGIELFVGGIGPDGHIAFNEPGSSLVSRTRVKTLAKDTIVANARFFGNDLLKVPTMTLTVGVGTVMDAREVMILITGAHKAFALYKAIEEGVNHMWTVSAFQQHPRTIFICDEDATLELRVKTVKYFKGLMHVHNQLVEPTLSVKDTWTERSRRYI; this is encoded by the exons ATGAGACTTGTGATCCTGGATGACTATGACCTGGCCAGTGAATGGGCTGCAAAGTATATTCGCAACCGGATCATTCAATTTAAACCTAGTGCTGACCGGTACTTCACTTTAGGACTTCCAACAG GTAGCACACCGCTTGGCTGCTATAAAAAGCTGATCGAGTATCACAAGAGTGGAGATCTGTCCTTTAAATATGTGAAGACCTTTAACATGGATGAGTATGTGG GTCTGCCCAGGGAGCACCCAGAGAGCTATCACTCCTACATGTGGAATAACTTCTTCAAACACGTCGACATTGAGCCTCAAAACACTCATATACTGGACGGCAATGCCAGTGACCTGCAGGCGGAGTGTAGCGCCTTTGAGGAGAAGATAACAGCGGCTGGTGGCATAGAGCTGTTTGTTGGAG GTATCGGTCCAGATGGGCACATCGCCTTTAATGAACCTGGCTCCAGTCTCGTGTCCAGAACCAGAGTGAAGACCCTTGCCAAGGACACGATAGTGGCTAACGCTCGTTTTTTTGGGAACGACCTTTTAAAAGTGCCCACCATGACTCTCACTGTTGGAGTGGGAACAGTGATGGATGCAAGAGAG GTTATGATCCTGATTACTGGGGCTCATAAGGCTTTTGCGTTGTATAAAGCAATCGAGGAGGGTGTGAACCACATGTGGACGGTATCTGCCTTCCAGCAGCATCCAAGAACCATTTTCATTTGTGATGAGGACGCAACGCTGGAGCTCAGGGTCAAAACTGTCAAGTATTTCAAAG GGCTGATGCACGTTCACAATCAACTTGTTGAGCCGACGCTCAGCGTAAAGGAC ACATGGACTGAACGCAGCAGACGGTACATCTGA